A genomic window from Camelus ferus isolate YT-003-E chromosome X, BCGSAC_Cfer_1.0, whole genome shotgun sequence includes:
- the LOC102508319 gene encoding ribosomal biogenesis factor-like — protein sequence MAKNKLRGQRSRNVFHITSQKTLRLKIKPNQFTTNLLKINTSYVYDVCDEKVNRANKAFADTQKAFAHFSKGPSLEPLQKQLTPQQCHKNEPANVDEATRLTAPL from the coding sequence ATGGCCAAGAACAAACTAAGAGGGCAGAGGTCCAGGAATGTTTTCCATATAACCAGCCAAAAAACGTTaaggttaaaaataaagccaaaccAGTTTACCACTAATCTTCTGAAGATAAACACTTCTTATGTATATGATGTGTGTGATGAAAAAGTTAATAGAGCGAACAAAGCTTTTGCAGATACACAAAAGGCATTTGCACATTTCTCAAAAGGCCCTTCTCTTGAACCTCTGCAGAAACAGCTGACACCTCAGCAGTGTCATAAAAATGAACCCGCTAATGTTGATGAAGCTACAAGATTAACGGCTCCGCTGTAA
- the LOC102507820 gene encoding CXXC-type zinc finger protein 1, producing the protein MGAGRVHVVVLAWLITWELQNQAVDMKKMENLKRKVEWKVTEMYREKKQKQKLKRECEDPEPSKVNDSASLLQCLGPGCVYPTRPGSKYCSDDCGMKLAADRIYEILPKSIQQWQQSPCIAEELGKKMLERIHREQEDTHTRLKELECHFNELEAIILRGKQQAVCEDEESNKPGRNSVDLQICCVSCGQAISVHVALRHMERCFAKYECKSTFGSLYPTCIEGATRLFCDVYNPQSKRYCKRLQVLCPEHSKDPKVPEDEVCGCPLMQNVFESTGDFCRLPKRLCNLHYCWEKLRRAEVDLERVRALHKLEELMEQEQKVCTAMMNRAGLLALMLHQTIQHDPLTSDLRSKVDN; encoded by the exons ATGGGGGCAGGGCGTGTGCACGTGGTGGTGCTGGCCTGGCTCATCACGTGGGAG CTGCAGAACCAAGCAGTGGatatgaagaaaatggagaatttgAAGAGAAAAGTGGAGTGGAAGGTGACAGAAATG TACAGG gagaagaagcagaagcagaagctcaAGCGAGAGTGTGAAGACCCAGAGCCGTCAAAAGTCAACGACTCAGCCTCGCTGCTGCAGTGCCTGGGACCCGGCTGTGTGTATCCCACCCGGCCAGGCTCCAAGTACTGCTCGGATGACTGTGGCATGAAGCTGGCAGCTGA CCGCATCTATGAGATCCTGCCCAAGAGCATCCAGCAGTGGCAGCAGAGCCCCTGCATTGCTGAGGAGCTTGGCAAGAAAATGCTCGAGCGCATCCACCGTGAACAGGAGGACACCCACACTCGCCTGAAGGAGTTAGAGTGCCATTTCAACGAACTTGAGGCCATCATTCTGCGTGGCAAGCAGCAGGCTGTGTGCGAAGATGAAGAG AGCAACAAACCTGGCAGGAACAGTGTCGACCTGCAGATCTGCTGTGTCTCCTGCGGGCAAGCCATCAGCGTGCATGTTGCCCTGCGCCACATGGAGCGCTGCTTTGCCAAG TATGAGTGCAAATCGACCTTTGGATCCTTGTACCCAACTTGCATTGAAGG AGCCACAAGGCTCTTCTGTGATGTTTACAACCCACAAAGTAAGAGATACTGTAAGCGGCTCCAGGTGCTATGCCCTGAGCACTCAAAGGACCCCAAG GTACCTGAGGATGAGGTGTGTGGTTGCCCACTAATGCAAAATGTCTTTGAGTCCACTGGTGATTTCTGTCGCCTCCCCAAACGCCTGTGCAACCTCCATTACTGCTGGGAGAAGCTGAGACGTGCCGAGGTGGACCTAGAGCGTGTGCGCGCG TTGCACAAGCTGGAAGAGCTGATGGAGCAGGAGCAGAAGGTGTGCACAGCCATGATGAATCGGGCAGGGCTGCTGGCCCTGATGCTTCACCAGACCATCCAGCATGACCCGCTCACCAGCGACCTGCGCTCCAAAGTGGACAACTGA